In Arthrobacter sp. CDRTa11, one DNA window encodes the following:
- a CDS encoding serine hydrolase domain-containing protein, translating to MQTAFNSLISIRVAIVATAAMFLSSIGGCTAAPDPPDRQSPAEQSSPPPAFASVLEKYTEDVVALGAPSVHIQMNSRLGEWSKAVGFRSLENQEPAQLTDQVHIGDVTMSMVAVSVMKLVDEGKIRLDEPITQYLPELRDVINAPDAVSVRSLLNHRSGMPSYWEILLKSTPMREVLAKRMSHEERLAVAATVPWGTRADTPVGEPVSEFSYSNSNYAVLGLLVERLRGQGIGDVLDAEVAEPLGLQDTLMTRAESAPQKMAHGYVLLGGERVDTTLPAHDIGNADSGVISTVADLNTFTAALVQGKLVKAETVKEMHSSKYEDYGLGLTLFGDACSDSNYLGHVGDVPGYGTVALTSADGSRQIAMAVALPPASPREEFDPRVNQMVDVALEALNMAC from the coding sequence ATGCAGACAGCTTTCAACAGTCTGATCTCGATCCGCGTTGCGATCGTCGCCACTGCAGCCATGTTCTTGTCCTCAATCGGAGGCTGCACGGCCGCGCCGGATCCGCCTGACCGGCAGTCCCCGGCAGAACAATCCTCGCCGCCGCCGGCCTTCGCCTCCGTTCTGGAGAAGTACACCGAGGATGTGGTTGCTCTCGGAGCCCCGTCGGTCCACATCCAGATGAATTCGCGGCTGGGGGAATGGTCCAAGGCGGTCGGCTTCCGGAGCCTTGAGAACCAGGAGCCGGCGCAGCTGACGGATCAGGTCCATATCGGCGACGTCACGATGTCGATGGTGGCAGTTTCGGTCATGAAGCTGGTCGATGAGGGTAAGATCCGGCTGGACGAACCGATTACGCAGTATCTTCCGGAACTGCGCGACGTCATCAACGCCCCCGATGCCGTGAGCGTGCGCAGCCTGCTGAACCATCGGTCTGGAATGCCCAGTTATTGGGAGATCCTGCTGAAGTCCACACCGATGCGCGAGGTTCTGGCCAAACGCATGTCCCATGAGGAGCGCTTGGCGGTCGCGGCGACCGTCCCTTGGGGAACACGGGCGGACACACCCGTCGGGGAGCCAGTTAGCGAGTTCAGCTACTCAAACTCGAACTATGCTGTCTTGGGCCTCTTGGTAGAGCGGCTGCGCGGCCAGGGCATAGGAGATGTCCTCGATGCTGAGGTTGCAGAACCACTGGGGTTGCAGGATACCCTCATGACGCGCGCGGAATCTGCTCCACAGAAGATGGCCCATGGATACGTACTCCTGGGAGGCGAACGTGTTGACACAACACTCCCCGCACACGACATCGGTAACGCTGACAGCGGAGTGATTTCTACGGTCGCAGACCTCAACACTTTTACGGCCGCACTTGTGCAGGGAAAATTAGTGAAGGCCGAAACCGTAAAAGAAATGCACTCTTCAAAGTACGAGGATTATGGCTTGGGTCTCACTCTTTTCGGTGATGCCTGCTCCGATAGCAACTATCTCGGCCATGTTGGGGACGTTCCGGGATACGGGACCGTTGCCCTGACCAGTGCCGATGGCTCCCGGCAAATAGCGATGGCGGTGGCGCTACCACCCGCATCGCCCCGCGAGGAGTTCGATCCGCGTGTGAACCAGATGGTAGACGTAGCCCTCGAAGCGCTCAACATGGCTTGCTGA